A genomic stretch from Microcebus murinus isolate Inina chromosome 11, M.murinus_Inina_mat1.0, whole genome shotgun sequence includes:
- the CRHBP gene encoding corticotropin-releasing factor-binding protein: MSPNFKLQCHFILIFLVALRGESRYLELREAADYDPFPLFSANLKRELAGEQPYRRALRCLDMLSLQGQFTFTADRPQLHCAVFFIAEPEEFITIHYDQVSIDCQGGDFLKVFDGWILKGEKFPSSQDHPLPTTERYIDFCQSGLSRRSTRSSQNVAMIFFRVHEPGNGFTLTVKTDPNLFPCNVISQTPNGKFTLVVPHQHRNCSFSIIYPVVIKISDLTLGHLNGLQLKKSSAGCGGIGDFVELLGGTGLDPSKMMPLADLCYPFHGPAQMKIGCDNTVVRMVSSGKHINRVTFEYRQLEPYELENPNGNSIQEFCLSSF; the protein is encoded by the exons ATGTCACCTAACTTCAAACTTCAGTGCCACTTCATTCTGATCTTCCTGGTGGCACTCAGAGGGGAGAGCCGGTACCTAGAG CTGCGGGAAGCGGCGGACTACGACCCTTTCCCGCTCTTCAGCGCCAACCTGAAGCGGGAGCTGGCGGGGGAGCAGCCGTACCGCCGCGCGCTGC GGTGCCTGGACATGCTGAGCCTCCAGGGCCAGTTCACCTTCACCGCCGACCGGCCGCAGCTGCACTGCGCCGTCTTCTTCATCGCCGAGCCGGAGGAGTTCATCACCATCCACTACGACCAGGTCTCCATCGACTGTCAGGGCGGGGACTTCCTGAAG GTATTTGATGGTTGGATTCTCAAGGGGGAGAAGTTCCCCAGTTCCCAGGATCATCCTCTCCCCACGACGGAGCGGTACATAGATTTCTGCCAGAGTGGTCTGAGCAGGAGGAGCACCAGATCCTCCCAGAATGTGGCCATGATCTTCTTCCGGGTCCATGAACCGGGAAATGGATTCACGTTGACTGTAAAGACAGATCCCAACCTCTTTC cCTGCAATGTCATCTCTCAGACCCCCAATGGAAAGTTCACCCTAGTAGTTCCACACCAGCATCGCAACTGCAGCTTCTCCATAATTTATCCTGTGGTGATCAAAATATCTGATCTCACCCTGGGACACTTAAATGGCCTTCAATTAAAG AAATCCTCAGCAGGTTGTGGGGGGATAGGAGACTTTGTGGAGCTGCTGGGAGGAACAGGATTGGACCCTTCCAAGATGATGCCTTTAGCTGATCTTTGCTACCCTTTTCATGGCCCTG CCCAGATGAAAATCGGCTGTGACAACACTGTGGTGCGCATGGTCTCCAGTGGGAAACACATAAATCGTGTGACTTTTGAGTATCGTCAGCTGGAACCATACGAATTGGAAAACCCAAATGGGAACAGTATCCAGGAATTCTGTTTGTCCAGCTTTTGA